The following coding sequences lie in one Erwinia amylovora genomic window:
- a CDS encoding SMP-30/gluconolactonase/LRE family protein gives MAYQVENVLSVQAELGECPLWCVDQQVLWFVDIIAPALHRFDPISGEHQAWPVAEDIGCIGLCKDGGLIAALRSGVCFLNKRGEITGRIATNPGDAPRSRFNDGRVDPFGRFWCGSLWEPQDRNGAKLYRVDNQLKLTEQADDIMISNGLAFTPDRLWMYQSDTPHGLLYRYPLDADTGEIGPREVVRRFDPQQGGSPDGAALDSEGYYWAAMFDGGRVVRIDTRSGDIVDEILLPVRWPTMVAFGGPDLKTLYITTSREDRSADELAQFPQSGDLFAVRVAVAGLPEPLFHQQ, from the coding sequence ATGGCCTACCAGGTAGAAAATGTCTTGTCCGTACAGGCTGAATTAGGGGAGTGCCCGCTGTGGTGCGTAGATCAACAGGTGCTATGGTTTGTTGATATCATTGCCCCTGCTTTACATCGCTTCGACCCGATCAGCGGTGAGCATCAGGCCTGGCCGGTTGCAGAGGATATTGGCTGTATTGGCCTGTGTAAAGACGGTGGATTGATAGCCGCGCTGCGCAGCGGCGTCTGTTTTCTCAATAAGCGTGGCGAAATTACCGGGCGTATCGCCACTAATCCCGGTGATGCCCCCCGCAGTCGCTTCAACGACGGCCGGGTAGATCCGTTTGGCCGTTTCTGGTGTGGCAGCCTGTGGGAGCCGCAGGATCGCAATGGAGCCAAGCTGTACCGCGTAGACAATCAGCTCAAACTTACCGAGCAGGCCGACGATATTATGATCTCTAACGGGCTGGCATTCACTCCCGACCGCCTGTGGATGTATCAGAGCGATACGCCACATGGGTTGCTTTACCGTTATCCGCTGGATGCCGATACTGGCGAAATCGGCCCGCGTGAGGTAGTTCGGCGCTTTGATCCGCAGCAGGGGGGAAGCCCGGACGGTGCAGCGTTGGATAGCGAGGGTTATTACTGGGCGGCAATGTTTGACGGCGGGCGTGTTGTACGCATCGATACGCGCAGCGGGGACATTGTTGATGAGATCCTGCTTCCGGTACGTTGGCCAACGATGGTCGCCTTTGGCGGCCCGGATTTGAAGACTCTGTATATTACCACGTCAAGGGAGGATCGCAGCGCGGACGAGCTGGCGCAGTTTCCGCAATCCGGCGACCTGTTTGCCGTGCGGGTTGCGGTAGCGGGACTTCCTGAACCGCTGTTCCATCAGCAATGA
- a CDS encoding universal stress protein, with protein sequence MQTLLVAIDNSVIARKVVALASIQALALQAQVVVVCCIDTGYACGPLEIKAGEDLVDCELTRDEQNTAEAVVRQALAELQRAGVTASGRVLAGKSAQTIVAEANSLQAAMIIMGRRHLSPVNRLLKGSCSAAVIEHASCPVLVDVRID encoded by the coding sequence ATGCAAACGCTTTTAGTCGCCATCGATAACTCGGTGATTGCCCGCAAAGTGGTTGCGCTGGCCAGCATCCAGGCGCTGGCGTTACAAGCGCAAGTGGTGGTGGTGTGCTGCATAGACACCGGTTACGCCTGTGGGCCGTTGGAGATAAAAGCGGGTGAGGACCTCGTCGATTGTGAACTGACGCGGGATGAGCAAAATACGGCCGAAGCGGTAGTGCGTCAGGCGCTGGCCGAGCTACAACGTGCCGGGGTAACGGCGAGCGGGCGGGTATTGGCCGGCAAATCGGCTCAAACCATTGTTGCCGAAGCGAATAGCCTGCAGGCGGCGATGATCATTATGGGCCGCCGCCATCTGTCGCCGGTGAATCGCCTGCTAAAAGGCTCGTGCAGTGCTGCGGTTATCGAACATGCCAGCTGCCCGGTACTGGTCGATGTGCGCATTGATTAA
- a CDS encoding type III effector — MLNAEAENAVFRRNDASNQIQAQARLARCMDLLDKLEVIAINKTGDINLIVRSGFLLHNRSTGVNIRRREKFTDFNLSDLALTYRDLRNCDFQGANRMTSQRDFKRLLQRRPDFSRSTLDGVDLSDVFIFNPVFKNTSMTGARFTIRVVNPFQHTPQSGLCYCDFTGAILDKAVINLQLPSVLSISDAALLLNDYGSQTTIFDILRTINIAHPEIKTKIIKEIISLIDSSDVNINSNPALMASLLNNIASENCYLNDNEVNSFFKKLIVTVIENANKKVNMDRFYPKVLSSFITMFNSFANAPRTKKHMIKYNGVFIQLMATCAYHEDPRLMTSARETYSNYLKLDAVKPFTAKTEFGNGESEPDWSEKGHFNFILVNGNKTMIIDHENLSAMLNVENSERQANWNQFFLYENNEILTQGELNHEKIFCDEFRIFEDGYRKEIFNNSLKKILNTLDLGIYHPRFESALSRTFAEDKDKIKTQEDMRNLTAIFEKVLTYTVDESRNYQCNLKQEHFDEITNAYGLGSKSDMSKARILFCLATLFTRYSSVYFLGAELDSPKALRDYANALMCKANTLDPQITGGHFDQWNNALLGTINTSGGIETCTSIIYQQMMEHAKTHFPAVMINVTPPGWR, encoded by the coding sequence TTGTTGAACGCAGAAGCTGAAAATGCCGTATTCCGGCGGAATGATGCCTCGAACCAAATACAAGCCCAGGCTCGCTTAGCCCGCTGCATGGACCTGTTAGACAAGCTGGAAGTGATAGCCATAAATAAGACAGGAGACATCAACTTAATAGTAAGAAGTGGTTTTTTATTACATAACAGAAGCACAGGCGTAAATATAAGAAGAAGAGAAAAATTTACCGATTTTAATTTATCTGATTTAGCTCTTACGTACAGAGATTTAAGAAATTGTGATTTTCAGGGTGCAAACCGGATGACAAGCCAACGTGATTTCAAACGTTTATTACAACGCAGGCCTGATTTTTCACGATCCACGTTAGATGGCGTTGACTTAAGCGATGTCTTTATATTTAACCCTGTTTTCAAGAATACCAGCATGACAGGAGCAAGATTTACTATCCGGGTAGTGAATCCATTTCAACATACGCCTCAATCCGGTTTGTGCTATTGTGACTTTACAGGAGCCATACTTGACAAAGCAGTTATTAACCTTCAACTCCCCTCTGTTTTAAGTATTTCAGATGCGGCCCTGTTACTTAATGATTACGGATCTCAAACCACTATTTTTGATATATTAAGAACCATAAACATTGCACACCCAGAAATAAAAACTAAAATCATTAAAGAAATAATCAGCCTGATAGACAGCTCCGATGTGAATATCAATTCAAACCCCGCCCTTATGGCTTCATTACTCAATAATATAGCATCTGAAAACTGCTATTTAAACGACAATGAAGTTAACAGTTTTTTTAAAAAGCTGATCGTTACAGTGATTGAAAATGCGAATAAAAAGGTAAATATGGACAGGTTTTACCCTAAAGTCCTGTCATCATTCATAACGATGTTTAATTCATTTGCAAATGCCCCCAGAACAAAAAAACACATGATTAAATACAATGGGGTTTTCATTCAATTAATGGCGACTTGTGCTTATCATGAAGACCCCAGACTAATGACAAGCGCCAGAGAAACCTACAGTAATTATCTTAAACTGGATGCCGTAAAACCCTTTACTGCAAAAACAGAGTTCGGCAACGGTGAGTCAGAACCAGACTGGTCTGAGAAAGGTCACTTTAATTTCATTCTCGTCAATGGTAACAAGACCATGATTATTGACCATGAAAATCTGAGCGCTATGTTAAACGTTGAGAATAGTGAAAGACAGGCCAACTGGAATCAGTTCTTTCTTTATGAGAATAATGAAATCTTAACGCAAGGTGAGCTGAATCATGAGAAGATTTTTTGTGACGAGTTCAGAATCTTTGAGGATGGCTATCGAAAGGAAATTTTTAACAACAGTTTAAAAAAAATTTTAAACACCCTCGATCTTGGTATTTATCACCCTCGTTTTGAATCAGCACTATCACGCACATTCGCGGAGGATAAAGACAAAATAAAAACTCAAGAAGATATGCGTAACCTGACTGCAATATTTGAGAAAGTCTTGACATATACAGTGGATGAAAGCAGAAATTACCAGTGCAATCTTAAGCAAGAGCATTTTGACGAAATCACTAACGCCTACGGACTTGGCAGCAAAAGTGATATGTCTAAAGCCAGAATCCTGTTCTGCCTTGCAACGTTATTCACCCGGTACTCATCCGTTTACTTTCTGGGTGCGGAACTTGATTCACCAAAAGCATTGAGGGATTATGCCAATGCATTAATGTGTAAAGCCAATACTTTAGATCCGCAAATCACAGGGGGTCATTTTGATCAATGGAATAATGCGCTACTTGGAACGATAAATACAAGCGGAGGCATAGAAACATGTACGTCCATTATTTACCAACAAATGATGGAACACGCAAAAACTCATTTCCCGGCGGTTATGATCAATGTCACCCCGCCGGGTTGGAGATAG
- the alaC gene encoding alanine transaminase — MTDNSSPRRFSRIERLPPYVFNITAELKMAARRRGEDIIDFSMGNPDGPTPPHIVEKLCTVAQRDDTHGYSTSRGIPRLRRAISRWYADRYQVEIDPESEAIVTIGSKEGLAHLMLATLDHGDTVLVPNPSYPIHIYGAVIAGAQVRSVPLVAGVDFFNELERAIRESYPKPKMMILGFPSNPTAQCVELDFFERVIALAKQYNVLVIHDLAYADIVYDGWKAPSIMQVPGARDVAVEFFTLSKSYNMAGWRIGFMVGNKELVAALARIKSYHDYGTFTPLQVAAIAALEGDQQCVLDIAEQYRRRRDVLVKGLHEAGWMVDNPKASMYVWAKIPDRYAHLGSLEFAKLLLQKAKVCVSPGIGFGDYGDTHVRFALIENSDRIRQAVRGIKAMFRAESVLPAADSTGEEQP; from the coding sequence ATGACTGACAACTCATCCCCACGCCGTTTTTCCCGTATTGAAAGACTGCCGCCGTATGTTTTTAACATCACCGCAGAACTGAAGATGGCAGCCCGCCGTCGTGGTGAAGATATTATCGATTTCAGTATGGGCAACCCCGATGGCCCGACTCCGCCCCACATCGTGGAGAAACTCTGTACCGTGGCACAGCGTGACGACACGCACGGTTATTCCACATCACGCGGTATCCCCCGCCTGCGCCGCGCTATTTCACGCTGGTACGCCGACCGCTATCAGGTTGAGATTGACCCGGAATCTGAAGCTATAGTGACCATTGGCTCGAAAGAGGGGCTGGCGCATCTGATGCTGGCCACGCTTGACCACGGTGATACCGTACTGGTGCCGAACCCCAGCTACCCTATCCACATTTATGGCGCGGTGATTGCCGGTGCTCAGGTGCGCTCTGTACCGCTGGTGGCCGGCGTTGACTTCTTTAACGAGCTGGAGCGCGCCATTCGTGAAAGCTACCCAAAGCCGAAAATGATGATCCTCGGCTTCCCCTCCAATCCGACCGCGCAATGTGTTGAACTGGATTTTTTCGAGCGGGTAATCGCGCTGGCGAAGCAGTACAACGTGCTGGTTATTCACGATCTCGCTTACGCTGACATTGTTTATGACGGCTGGAAAGCGCCTTCAATTATGCAGGTACCCGGTGCGCGCGATGTGGCAGTTGAGTTCTTTACCCTGTCGAAAAGTTACAATATGGCCGGCTGGCGCATTGGTTTTATGGTGGGGAACAAAGAGCTGGTGGCGGCGCTGGCGCGCATTAAAAGCTATCACGACTACGGGACTTTCACCCCGCTACAGGTGGCGGCCATCGCGGCGCTGGAAGGAGATCAGCAGTGCGTTCTTGATATAGCTGAACAATACAGGCGCCGTCGTGATGTACTGGTAAAAGGGCTGCATGAAGCGGGCTGGATGGTGGATAACCCGAAAGCCTCAATGTATGTCTGGGCAAAAATTCCCGACCGCTACGCACATCTGGGATCGCTGGAATTTGCCAAGCTACTGTTGCAGAAAGCAAAAGTCTGTGTCTCACCCGGCATTGGTTTCGGCGATTACGGCGATACGCATGTGCGTTTTGCACTCATCGAAAACAGCGATCGCATTCGTCAGGCAGTCAGAGGGATCAAGGCAATGTTCCGTGCTGAAAGCGTGTTACCAGCAGCGGACAGCACTGGCGAAGAGCAGCCTTAA
- the glk gene encoding glucokinase has product MNKYALVGDVGGTNARLALCEIENGAISRAKTFSTADYGSLEAVIRAYLAEHQQDVKHGCIAIACPITEDWVEMTNHDWAFSTNSLKANLAFDSLEIINDFTAVSMAIPMLTEQDLMQFGGSAPVADKPVAVYGAGTGLGVAHLVHVDKRWVSLPGEGGHVDFAANSEEEDLILEVLREELGHVSAERILSGSGLVNLYRAIVKSDNRLPDNLKPRDVTERALQDTCTDCRRALSMFCVAMGRFGGNLALNLGTFGGVYIAGGIVPRFLEFFKASGFRAAFEDKGRFRDYVAPIPVYLITHDYPGLLGAGGHLRQTLGRVL; this is encoded by the coding sequence ATGAATAAGTATGCTTTGGTGGGAGATGTCGGCGGCACGAATGCGCGCCTGGCACTATGTGAAATTGAAAACGGTGCCATCTCCCGGGCCAAAACGTTCTCCACTGCCGATTATGGCAGCCTGGAGGCGGTGATCCGTGCTTATCTGGCTGAACACCAGCAGGATGTCAAACACGGTTGTATCGCCATCGCCTGCCCGATTACCGAAGACTGGGTTGAAATGACCAATCATGACTGGGCTTTTTCAACCAACAGCCTGAAAGCGAATCTGGCTTTTGACTCGCTGGAGATCATCAACGATTTTACCGCCGTCTCAATGGCCATCCCGATGCTGACCGAACAAGATCTGATGCAGTTTGGTGGCAGCGCGCCGGTAGCGGATAAACCCGTTGCCGTATATGGTGCCGGAACCGGCCTCGGCGTTGCGCATCTGGTGCATGTGGACAAACGCTGGGTCAGCCTGCCTGGCGAAGGGGGGCATGTTGATTTTGCCGCCAACAGCGAGGAAGAAGATCTGATCCTTGAAGTGCTGCGCGAAGAGCTGGGCCATGTTTCCGCGGAGCGAATTCTCTCCGGCAGCGGCCTGGTTAACCTCTATCGGGCGATTGTTAAGTCAGACAACCGCTTGCCGGACAATCTGAAGCCGCGCGACGTTACCGAGCGTGCATTGCAGGACACCTGTACCGACTGTCGTCGCGCGCTGTCGATGTTCTGTGTGGCTATGGGGCGCTTTGGTGGCAACCTCGCGCTTAACCTCGGCACCTTTGGCGGCGTTTATATTGCCGGTGGCATCGTGCCGCGCTTTCTTGAATTCTTTAAAGCATCAGGCTTCCGCGCAGCGTTTGAAGATAAAGGGCGCTTCAGGGATTATGTCGCGCCAATCCCGGTCTATCTCATCACCCACGATTATCCGGGGTTACTGGGTGCCGGAGGGCATCTGCGTCAGACGCTGGGCCGCGTGCTGTAA
- a CDS encoding alpha-keto acid decarboxylase family protein: MSTYTVGDYLLTRLNEIGISHLFGVPGDYNLRFLDHVIDHPDVDWVGCANELNAAYAADGYARCRGAGALLTTFGVGELSAINGVAGSSAEYLPVIHIVGAPSQTSQNKGELLHHTLGDGDFGHFIRMQQEISVASSVLTTANAAAEIDRVLFEALTKRRPVYLLLATNVAESPLSPPSSPLELRLDCDKAQLAAFVDAAESLLAPASSVAMLADFLADRAQQQQRLQRWLEEIPMPFATLLMGKSVLPEMLTGFVGTYAGAASADSTRAVIENSDVLISVGVRYTDSITAGFTQQITCSKNIDVGLHSSSVAGQPFEPVPMAAALEALYQLARKYGQGWQRGIVAPPVSEEQSSDGLTQDTFWHALQDFLRPGDIVLADQGTAAFGAAALRLPQDVRLLVQPLWGSIGYTLPAAFGAQTARPQQRVVLIIGDGSAQLTVQELGSILRDGQKPVIFLLNNDGYTVERAIHGAQQRYNDIARWDWTRLPQTLGIDSLAQSWRVTQTVQLREVMKLLQEGGHLSLVEVVLPRLDVPPLLASVCHALNQRNNS; encoded by the coding sequence ATGAGTACTTATACCGTTGGCGATTATCTGCTTACACGTTTAAACGAGATCGGTATTAGCCATCTGTTTGGTGTGCCGGGTGATTACAATTTGCGCTTTCTCGACCATGTTATCGATCATCCCGATGTAGACTGGGTCGGCTGCGCCAATGAACTGAACGCCGCCTACGCCGCCGATGGTTATGCCCGTTGCCGGGGGGCAGGCGCGCTGCTGACCACTTTTGGCGTGGGTGAACTCAGCGCGATAAACGGTGTGGCCGGCAGCAGTGCGGAGTATCTGCCGGTGATCCACATTGTCGGCGCGCCGTCACAAACTTCACAAAACAAGGGAGAGCTTTTGCATCACACCCTTGGTGACGGTGACTTTGGTCATTTTATTCGTATGCAACAGGAGATTTCTGTCGCCAGCAGCGTGCTGACCACCGCCAATGCCGCCGCTGAAATCGATCGGGTGTTGTTCGAAGCGCTGACAAAGCGGCGCCCGGTCTATCTGCTGCTGGCAACAAATGTGGCAGAAAGCCCGCTCTCTCCTCCTTCTTCCCCGCTTGAGCTGCGGCTGGATTGCGATAAGGCTCAACTGGCGGCCTTTGTCGATGCGGCCGAATCCCTGCTGGCGCCAGCGAGCAGCGTGGCGATGCTGGCCGATTTTCTTGCCGATCGTGCTCAGCAGCAGCAGAGATTGCAGCGCTGGCTGGAGGAGATACCGATGCCCTTTGCCACGTTACTGATGGGCAAAAGCGTGCTGCCGGAAATGCTTACAGGTTTTGTCGGAACCTATGCCGGGGCAGCCAGCGCTGACAGCACGCGCGCGGTGATTGAAAACAGTGATGTGTTAATTAGTGTGGGCGTCAGGTACACCGATAGCATTACCGCCGGTTTTACCCAGCAGATAACGTGCAGTAAAAATATTGACGTTGGCCTGCATTCCAGCAGCGTGGCGGGCCAGCCATTTGAGCCGGTACCGATGGCGGCGGCGCTTGAGGCACTGTATCAGCTGGCGCGGAAATATGGTCAGGGCTGGCAGCGCGGCATTGTTGCTCCCCCGGTTAGCGAAGAGCAGTCGTCAGACGGCCTGACGCAAGATACTTTCTGGCATGCGCTACAGGACTTTCTGCGCCCTGGCGATATTGTGCTGGCCGACCAGGGCACGGCAGCATTTGGCGCGGCCGCTCTGCGCCTGCCACAGGATGTTCGCCTGCTGGTGCAGCCGTTGTGGGGATCGATAGGTTATACCTTACCGGCGGCGTTTGGTGCGCAAACGGCACGACCACAGCAGCGGGTGGTGCTGATTATTGGCGATGGATCCGCCCAGCTGACGGTGCAGGAGTTAGGGAGCATACTGCGGGACGGTCAAAAGCCGGTGATTTTCCTGTTGAATAATGACGGCTACACCGTAGAGCGGGCGATACACGGGGCGCAGCAGCGCTACAACGATATTGCCCGCTGGGACTGGACCCGTCTGCCGCAAACGCTGGGTATTGACAGCCTGGCTCAGAGCTGGCGCGTGACGCAAACGGTTCAGCTACGCGAAGTGATGAAGCTGCTGCAAGAGGGGGGGCATCTCTCGCTGGTGGAGGTGGTGCTGCCAAGGCTTGATGTGCCGCCCCTGTTGGCGTCCGTGTGTCATGCCCTCAACCAGCGGAACAACAGTTAA
- a CDS encoding aldo/keto reductase translates to MVYQADTRRYNTMTWHRCGRSGLKLPAISLGLWHNFGDGSRLDNSRDLLRHAFDNGITHFDLANNYGPPPGSAEENLGRILRADFASYRDELLLSSKAGYTMWEGPYGDWGSRKYLISSLNQSLKRMRVDYVDIFYHHRPDPETPLEETMTALDHLVRQGKALYVGLSNYPAELAAAAIALLKQLGTPCLIHQPKYSMFARAPEEGLLDMLSQSGVGSIAFSPLAGGILTDRYLNGIPQDSRAASGSRFLNSEQLTPEKMDKVARLNALAVRRGQKLSQMALAWVLRDNRVTSVLIGASKTSQIDDAVQMLANRDFTAAELAHIEAILG, encoded by the coding sequence ATGGTCTATCAAGCAGATACCCGACGTTATAATACAATGACCTGGCATCGCTGCGGGCGCAGTGGGCTGAAACTGCCGGCCATCTCACTCGGTTTATGGCACAATTTTGGTGACGGCTCGCGGTTGGATAACAGTCGTGACCTGCTGCGCCACGCGTTTGATAACGGTATCACTCATTTCGATTTAGCGAATAATTACGGGCCACCTCCCGGTTCGGCAGAAGAAAATTTAGGCCGTATATTGCGCGCAGATTTTGCCAGCTATCGTGATGAGCTGCTGCTGTCCAGTAAAGCAGGATATACCATGTGGGAGGGGCCATACGGCGACTGGGGCTCACGCAAATATCTGATTTCCAGCCTTAATCAGAGCCTGAAACGTATGCGGGTTGACTATGTGGACATTTTTTATCACCACCGCCCGGACCCGGAAACGCCGCTGGAAGAAACCATGACCGCCCTCGATCATCTGGTGCGCCAGGGGAAAGCGCTGTACGTTGGCCTTTCTAATTATCCCGCGGAGCTGGCAGCAGCTGCCATTGCGCTGTTGAAACAGCTGGGCACGCCTTGTCTTATCCACCAGCCAAAATATTCGATGTTTGCCCGTGCGCCAGAAGAGGGGCTGCTGGACATGCTGTCACAGAGTGGAGTGGGCAGTATCGCTTTCTCCCCGCTGGCCGGAGGCATACTTACCGACCGCTATCTGAACGGTATTCCGCAAGATTCCCGCGCCGCCAGCGGCAGTCGTTTTCTAAACAGTGAACAGCTGACGCCGGAGAAAATGGACAAGGTCGCGCGTCTGAATGCTCTGGCTGTCAGGCGCGGACAGAAACTGTCACAGATGGCGCTGGCCTGGGTGCTAAGGGATAACCGTGTGACCTCCGTACTTATTGGAGCCAGTAAAACCAGTCAGATTGATGATGCGGTACAGATGCTGGCCAATCGCGACTTTACGGCAGCCGAGCTGGCGCATATTGAAGCTATCCTCGGCTGA
- a CDS encoding DUF2502 domain-containing protein, with protein sequence MKRLLLVAALLASLAPQAFQTAHADSARIQLAPGITLHFGDRDRHGRYWDGGRWRDDHWWRNNYRYDQGRWWRHEQWRRHQQMLRHHRWERERRWRQHGHHHHWHPNPPILRQHERDRRERW encoded by the coding sequence ATGAAACGCTTATTGCTTGTGGCCGCTTTGCTGGCCAGTTTAGCGCCACAGGCCTTTCAGACAGCTCACGCAGATAGCGCACGTATTCAGCTGGCACCGGGCATTACACTGCATTTCGGCGATCGCGACCGCCATGGTCGCTATTGGGACGGCGGCCGCTGGCGTGATGACCACTGGTGGCGCAATAACTATCGCTACGATCAGGGGCGCTGGTGGCGGCATGAGCAATGGCGGCGTCATCAGCAGATGCTTCGCCACCATCGATGGGAAAGAGAACGTCGGTGGCGTCAACACGGGCACCATCATCATTGGCACCCCAACCCACCAATACTCAGACAGCACGAACGCGATCGTCGCGAGCGCTGGTAA
- a CDS encoding Nramp family divalent metal transporter: MSESRTVEQSVRSNRKIKFALMGPAFIAAIGYIDPGNFATNIQAGASYGYQLLWVVVWANVMAMVIQLMSAKLGIATGKNLAEHIRDRFPRPAVWFYWVQAEIIAMATDLAEFIGAAIGFKLVFGVSLLQGAMLTGVATFLILMLQSRGQKPLELAIGGLLLFVAAAYVIELFFSQPNVVDLLQGMAVPALPTADAVLLAAGVLGATIMPHVIYLHSSLTQNSGDNGTRAERYSSTKLDVAIAMTIAGFVNLAMMATAAAAFHFSGHNGIADLAQAYRTLDPLLGKAAALVFGLSLLAAGLSSTVVGTMAGQVVMQGFIHFHIPLLVRRVITMLPSFIVILAGWEPTRILVMSQVLLSFGIALALVPLLAFTSNPELMGDMVNSRLMQSFGRLIVVVVVALNGYLLVTTSLNL; the protein is encoded by the coding sequence ATGTCGGAAAGCCGCACCGTCGAGCAGAGCGTTCGCAGCAATCGAAAAATCAAGTTTGCCTTAATGGGGCCTGCCTTCATCGCGGCGATCGGCTACATCGATCCGGGCAACTTCGCCACGAATATCCAGGCGGGCGCTTCCTATGGCTACCAGCTGCTGTGGGTAGTGGTATGGGCCAATGTGATGGCGATGGTAATCCAACTTATGTCCGCCAAACTCGGCATCGCCACCGGCAAAAATCTGGCCGAGCATATCCGCGACCGTTTTCCACGCCCGGCGGTCTGGTTCTATTGGGTACAGGCGGAGATTATCGCTATGGCTACCGATCTGGCAGAGTTTATCGGTGCCGCCATTGGCTTCAAGCTGGTGTTTGGCGTAAGTCTGTTGCAGGGCGCGATGCTCACCGGGGTGGCCACGTTTCTGATATTGATGCTGCAAAGCCGTGGGCAGAAACCGTTGGAGCTGGCGATCGGTGGCTTACTGCTGTTTGTTGCGGCGGCCTATGTGATTGAGCTGTTCTTCTCACAGCCGAACGTGGTCGATCTGCTACAGGGAATGGCAGTGCCAGCGTTGCCAACGGCGGATGCGGTGCTGCTGGCGGCGGGCGTGCTTGGGGCGACCATCATGCCTCATGTTATCTATTTGCACTCTTCGCTCACGCAAAACAGTGGTGATAACGGTACGCGAGCTGAACGATACTCTTCGACGAAACTCGACGTGGCGATTGCCATGACGATTGCCGGGTTCGTTAATCTGGCAATGATGGCCACGGCGGCGGCGGCTTTTCACTTCAGTGGCCACAACGGCATTGCCGATCTTGCCCAGGCCTACCGGACGCTCGACCCGCTGCTGGGCAAAGCGGCGGCGCTGGTGTTTGGCCTGAGCCTGCTGGCTGCGGGGCTATCCTCGACCGTGGTAGGCACGATGGCCGGGCAGGTAGTGATGCAGGGCTTTATCCACTTCCATATTCCGCTGCTGGTGCGGCGTGTCATCACCATGCTGCCGTCGTTTATTGTTATCCTGGCGGGCTGGGAACCGACGCGCATTCTGGTCATGAGCCAGGTGTTGTTAAGCTTTGGTATTGCGCTGGCACTGGTGCCGTTACTGGCGTTTACCAGCAACCCAGAGCTGATGGGCGATATGGTCAATTCGCGGCTGATGCAGAGCTTCGGCCGTCTTATTGTGGTGGTGGTGGTGGCGCTCAATGGCTACCTGCTGGTCACGACGAGCCTGAATCTGTAA